One Pieris napi chromosome 13, ilPieNapi1.2, whole genome shotgun sequence genomic window carries:
- the LOC125055381 gene encoding tRNA pseudouridine(38/39) synthase has translation MENNYPIKIPPKLKKAKNATKDELLKLDKEELVDRIIQLEAHNAQLKNIISKNMSETDETGNKNKRQYDFSKCHHRRILLKILYFGWDYHGLAVQEDSTQTIEHHLFKALVKTCLIESREKSQYHRCGRTDKGVSAFGQVISITVRSKHPSDIQNLAESLSTEIEYCKLLNRVLPKDIRAVTWMPIPDDCETYSARFDCKKRKYKYYFPKSSLNILAMRDACSRLIGSHDFRHLCKMDVGNGVTQFRRQILTADIVAINEGGEPTSMYVLVLEGNAFLWHQIRCIMGVLLLIGEGNEEPSIINDLLDVETNERKPQYNMAIDVPLNLFECTYDLEKVSNWVYTDELKCVIENLQKMWALQSVKATMIKDCIENLENVHYTINKNKSVTEMENCESNVVARDSIMVYSDGLTQGVKPKIYVPLLKREVCSSLEERIEHYMKKKKLDHNIVT, from the exons atggaaaataaTTATCCTATCAAAATACCACCAAAACTAAAGAAAGCCAAAAATGCAACAAAGGATGAACTTCTAAAATTGGATAAAGAA GAATTAGTTGATAGAATAATACAGTTGGAAGCTCATAATGCACAgttaaagaatattattagtaaaaatatgtCTGAAACTGATGAAActggtaataaaaataaaaggcaGTATGACTTTTCAAA ATGCCACCATCGCCGAATACTTCTAAAGATCCTGTACTTTGGATGGGATTACCATGGCTTAGCAGTCCAGGAAGATTCAACCCAGACCATAGAACATCATTTATTCAAAGCTCTAGTTAAAACCTGTCTTATAGAGAGTAGGGAAAAGTCTCAATATCATAGATGTGGACGGACAGATAAGGGAGTTAGTGCTTTTGGTCAG GTAATATCAATAACAGTAAGGAGTAAACACCCATCAGATATACAAAATCTGGCAGAATCATTATCAACTGAGATAGAGTATTGTAAGTTATTGAATCGAGTTCTGCCTAAAGATATAAGAGCTGTTACATGGATGCCAATACCAGATGATTGTGAAACCTACAGTGCCAG GTTCGACTGCAAAAAACGCAAATATAAGTACTATTTCCCAAAATCCTCATTAAATATTCTTGCAATGCGAGATGCTTGCTCTCGCCTGATTGGTTCTCACGATTTCCGCCATCTTTGTAAAATGGACGTTGGTAATGGTGTTACTCAATTTAGGCGGCAAATTTTGACAGCTGATATAGTAGCCATCAATGAAGGTGGTGAAC CGACTTCTATGTATGTGTTAGTCCTAGAAGGCAATGCATTCTTATGGCATCAAATAAGATGCATCATGGGTGTTTTACTACTTATAGGTGAAGGGAATGAGGAGCCAAGCATTATTAATGACCTACTTGATGTAGAAACAAATGAAAG aaaACCACAGTACAACATGGCTATAGATGTGccgttaaatttatttgagtGTACATATGATTTGGAAAAAGTATCTAATTGGGTTTATACAGATGAATTAAAATGTGTTATAGAGAATTTACAAAAGATGTGGGCATTGCAAAGTGTAAA AGCAACAATGATAAAGGACTGTATTGaaaatttagaaaatgtacattatacaataaataaaaataagagtgTGACAGAGATGGAGAATTGTGAATCAAATGTTGTAGCAAGAGATAGCATTATGGTGTATTCTGATGGCTTAACTCAAGGTGTTAAACCCAAAATATATGTTCCTTTGTTAAAAAGGGAAGTTTGtt caaGCTTAGAAGAGCGGATAGAGCATtatatgaagaaaaaaaaattggatcataatattgtaacataa